In uncultured Propionivibrio sp., the sequence TGCTTTCTGCCACCACCAGCCACCCAGCGCTCGCGCGGTTGTGGGTCAAGCAGGAATTGCTGATAGACCAGAAAATCCTCGTGGGTCAGGGAAGAGAGCGGTTTTCGCAATTGCAGTGTCGACCACAGCAGCAGCCGTTCGGCTTCCTTGCGGTAGTTATCAAAGGTGGTCTTGGTCTCGATAAAACGCGCCAACCAAGCGTGAATGGCCTGGAGATCGTTGTTGGCGGCAATCTGCGAAATACGACCGACCGCACGATTCCGACCCCGGCTACCGTCAAGATCGGCAGGAAGGACGATTTGCTCAACGGGCATCGGTGCGAGCGGCGAACCGTTCATTGTTTTGGCCTGAAAACGTGAATGGGGCTCTCAGTATTCCTGCAACTCAGATGCTACGCAATAATTCGACATTATAGTCGTAATGTCAAATATTAATCTTGAGTCGTTATATTTTCAACGGTTTACGTAGTAGTATTAATTAATCATTCCGTAACCGAGCTCAGTATGAATACCGAAACCGTTACCACGCCTGAAATGGCGGTAGAAATTGACCGGCTGCGATTAAATTTTCCCGATACACAGGATCTTTATCACGAGGTGTGTGTTCTGCTGTTCTTCAGGCATGGCATTACCCCGACCGCGAATAAGCTTTACCAACTGGTGCGCAAGGGCAGTATGTCGGCTCCCACAGAAGCCTTGCGCGCTTTCTGGGCAGAATTGCGGGAAAAAAGCCGGGTAAGGATTGAACAACCGGATCTTCCCGAAGCATTGAAGATCGCCGCCGGCGAGATGGTGTCCGCTCTATGGAACGAAGCTCGCGCGGCGGCCGAACAGCAACTAGAGTCTTTGCATCAGGACGCGGCCGAATCGATCCGTATCGCGAAAGATGCACAGCAGAATGCTGAACGGCAAACGCAATCGGTTGAGCAAGAACTCGATCAAGAGCGTCAAAACCTCCAAACATCCGAAACAAGGGTACTGCAACTCGAAAAGGCGCTATCAGGCCAACAGGCCAGCAACGACGCACTAAAGCATCAGCTCGCCAGCGCCGAGCAACAACGCCGTGCGCTCGAAATCTCGCTAGATGATGCGCGCCAGCAATTCGCATCCGAACTGGAAAAGCAGCGTGACGCGCTCAAACGTTCCGAAGAGCGCCTGGAAGGCACCGAAAAACGAGCACTCCTGGAAATTGATCGGGAGCGGCAATTGGCCTGTCGGGTACAGCAGGAACTACGACAGCTCCGGCAAACATTTCAGGAGACGCTCGAACGCCACACTGTCGAAACGGCCGGTCAGCAGAAAACGACCGCTGAACTCAGGGAACGGCTGGGAGTCGCCGACGGATTACTTCAGGCCCAAAAGGAACGCCAGGCAGAGATCGTGGCGCAACTCAACGCATTGCGAGAGCAATTGGGCACATGTAGCAGTCAAGTTGCGCTGCTCGAACAGGAACTCGCGCTTCGAAACCAGCGAATCAACGCGCTGGAAGCCGAAATTGCCGCTAAGACAGAACAATCCATTCAAGTAAAGCTGCGTTCCCAGCGAAAAAGAACTCCAACATTTAAAC encodes:
- a CDS encoding DNA-binding protein, encoding MNTETVTTPEMAVEIDRLRLNFPDTQDLYHEVCVLLFFRHGITPTANKLYQLVRKGSMSAPTEALRAFWAELREKSRVRIEQPDLPEALKIAAGEMVSALWNEARAAAEQQLESLHQDAAESIRIAKDAQQNAERQTQSVEQELDQERQNLQTSETRVLQLEKALSGQQASNDALKHQLASAEQQRRALEISLDDARQQFASELEKQRDALKRSEERLEGTEKRALLEIDRERQLACRVQQELRQLRQTFQETLERHTVETAGQQKTTAELRERLGVADGLLQAQKERQAEIVAQLNALREQLGTCSSQVALLEQELALRNQRINALEAEIAAKTEQSIQVKLRSQRKRTPTFKPG